In Lacinutrix sp. Bg11-31, the DNA window AAGCTAAACAAAGGAGCTAGTTTAGAAAACCTTCCAGTATTGGCTTATAAACTTACTCACAAATTACCAACTCAGGTCGAGAAGTTTAGAGCCATTTACTCTTGGGTGTGCAATAATATTGAAGGCGACCATTATCAACATGCTAAAGTTAGCCGAAAGCACAAAAAGTTTAAAAACGATAGTATTGGTTTTGCTAAGTGGAATAACGAATACAAAAAAACCGCGTTTAAGACTTTAGTAAATAAGAAAAAAACCATGTGTACTGGTTACGCATATTTAATAAAAGAGCTTTGCTTTTTTGCTAGTATAGATTGTGAAATAGTAGATGGTTATGGACGTTCTATAGTTTCGAATATCGAAAAACTGGACAAGCCTAATCATTCTTGGAATGCTGTAAAATTAAATAACAAATGGTATTTATGCGATGCAACATGGTCTAGTGGTTATACTTCTGCCGAAAATATTTTTATAAACGAATACAATGAAGGTTACTTTTTAGTAGAACCAATATTATTTGCAAAAAACCATTATCCATTAAATAAAAAATGGTTGTTAAATAAGGTGTTAATGGAGTCCAATTTTATTGCTTCTCCATTGGTTTATGGCGAAACATTTAAGCATAGTATTATTCCTATTAGTCCAAGTATGATGGCTATTTCGATACAAAAAGAAGACCGAATAACTTTTAGTTTCAAAACATTAAAAAAGAGTACTACAGATAAAGTTTCTTTGGTTCAATTTATAGGAAATAACGAACATGCTTTTAAGATTTCTGATCTTAAAATAGAAAACGGAATAACAGCATTCAAGTACCAATTTAACAAAAAAGGCTTTTACGATGTGCACTTAAAAATTAATAATGATATTGTTGCGACTTACACTATTGAGGTGACTAAAAGTTAAATTATAAAACTACCTTTGCAGCAAACATTTTTCACATGTCATTTAAAGACCTAAAACTAAACAGACCATTACTTCGTGCCATTGCAGAGAAAGGCTACGATAACCCAACACTTATTCAAGAGCGTACGATTCCGTTGGTTTTAGATAAAAAAGATGTGATTGCTTCTGCGCAAACAGGAACAGGTAAAACAGCGGCTTTCGCATTGCCTATTTTACAATTATTGTACGATAAACAAGAATCTGCAAAGAATCAAAAGAAAATTCGTGCGCTTATTATTAGTCCAACACGCGAATTGGCAATACAAATTCAACAAAATTTCGAAGATTACGCTACACACACCAGTTTAAAATCGGCTGTGGTTTTTGGAGGTGCATCTATAGATCCACAAAAAGACATACTAAGAAAAGGTGTCGATATTTTAATTGCAACACCTGGTCGTTTACTCGATTTACATAAGCAAGATACTGTAAACCTTGATTACGTTGAAACATTAGTTTTAGATGAGGCAGATTTAATGCTCGACATGGGTTTTATAGACGATGTTAATAAAATTGAACGCTTATGTCCTAAAGAAAAACAGACGCTTCTATTTTCTGCAACTATACCTTACAAGGTTGAGCAACTAGCAGAAACTATTTTAAATAATCCTTATCGTATAGAAGTATCACAGAATTCTTCAACTTCTAAAAATGTAAATCAAGCGTTGTATTACGTGCCAAAACAAGAGAAAATCGAGTTGTGTTTACATTTACTTAGAAACACAATAAATGGTAGGATTATTATTTTCCGTCGTACAAAATATGGTGTCGATAAATTAGAGCAAACACTACTTAAAAATAATTATAAAGTAGATAGTATTCATGGTGATAAAAGCCAAACTTTAAGACAAGAAGCTTTAAGTAATTTTAAAAAGAACAAAGTAGATATTCTAATAGCTACAGACGTTGCTGCTCGTGGTATTGATGTAGACGATGTAGATGCTGTTGTTAATTTCGATATGCCAAACGTACCAGAAACCTACGTACACAGAATTGGAAGAACTGCAAGAGCAGGAAACACAGGAACTGCTTATTCTTTTTGCTCTGCAGATGAAAAAGAATACGTAAAAAACATCCAGCAACTTATTAACTTACAGTTAGATGTTGTCGAAGAGCATCCTTATCCTTTAGATCCAAAAGCAAAACCTGCTGTGCACAAAAAACAAGGCTCTAAACATAGAAAAGGACGTAAAAGTGAGGCGTCTAAAAAGAAGAAAAAACGCTGGTATTAACCTTTATTCATTTTTAAAATCGGTATTTTAGTGTTTCAAAATTTAATTATTTATGAAACACTACATCGCTATATTTTGCATGATCACTTTATTTGCTTCATGTAAAAATGACAAAACGATAGAAATAACCACCGAAATAACTTCAGAGAAAAACACAGCTTTTAGCAGTATGCTAGATAATTTCTATGAAGAAGGTTTAAAATTGAATCCATTAAATGCGACTTCTGCTGGTGATAATAGATATAATCATCTATTACCAAACACACTTTCTGATGCGTTTTCAGCTAAAGAAAAAGCCTATTATCAAAATTTTAAAACCAAGGCAGCATCTTATAGTAACAATCAATTAAACACTACGCAGCAACTAAGTCGTGATATCTTAATTTGGGATTGCGACATTAATTTAGAGCGTTTCGATTTTCGTGAAGATTTAACACCAATCAATCAAATGTGGACAAAGCAATTAACCATTGGCCAGTTGGCAAGTGGTAAAAGTTCGCAACCATTTAAAACAGTCGGAGATTACAAAAATTGGTTACAACGTGTGGATCAATATCTGGAATGGGTAGCTTCTGCCGAGCTAAAAATGAAAGAAGGTGTCGATGCTAAACACGTTTTACCAAAAAGCTTAATTACTAAAGTAACACCTCAATTAAAAACAATAATTGACACTAAGTTAGAAGACCACTTATTCTATCAACCAATCCAAAGTTTACCTGAGAGTTTTTCTGCAGATGATAAGAAAACCTTAACAGAAGCGTACTCAAACATGATTGAAAAGAGAGTGAAACCAGTA includes these proteins:
- a CDS encoding transglutaminase domain-containing protein; this encodes MKNTLLLVFVFIFNTANAQISDFKTVNFTIADNVAKLNKGASLENLPVLAYKLTHKLPTQVEKFRAIYSWVCNNIEGDHYQHAKVSRKHKKFKNDSIGFAKWNNEYKKTAFKTLVNKKKTMCTGYAYLIKELCFFASIDCEIVDGYGRSIVSNIEKLDKPNHSWNAVKLNNKWYLCDATWSSGYTSAENIFINEYNEGYFLVEPILFAKNHYPLNKKWLLNKVLMESNFIASPLVYGETFKHSIIPISPSMMAISIQKEDRITFSFKTLKKSTTDKVSLVQFIGNNEHAFKISDLKIENGITAFKYQFNKKGFYDVHLKINNDIVATYTIEVTKS
- a CDS encoding DEAD/DEAH box helicase, with protein sequence MSFKDLKLNRPLLRAIAEKGYDNPTLIQERTIPLVLDKKDVIASAQTGTGKTAAFALPILQLLYDKQESAKNQKKIRALIISPTRELAIQIQQNFEDYATHTSLKSAVVFGGASIDPQKDILRKGVDILIATPGRLLDLHKQDTVNLDYVETLVLDEADLMLDMGFIDDVNKIERLCPKEKQTLLFSATIPYKVEQLAETILNNPYRIEVSQNSSTSKNVNQALYYVPKQEKIELCLHLLRNTINGRIIIFRRTKYGVDKLEQTLLKNNYKVDSIHGDKSQTLRQEALSNFKKNKVDILIATDVAARGIDVDDVDAVVNFDMPNVPETYVHRIGRTARAGNTGTAYSFCSADEKEYVKNIQQLINLQLDVVEEHPYPLDPKAKPAVHKKQGSKHRKGRKSEASKKKKKRWY